In Acidobacteriota bacterium, the DNA window ATCGCCGAGAATCCCTTCTACCGCTTCCTGGTCGACGAGCTGACGCCGTTCATCGCCGAGCGCTATCCGGCGGCCCCCCATCGCTCGCTTCTCGGCTATTCCTCCGGCGGTGCCTTCGCGCTCGCCGCCTTGTTCGAAAACGACGGCGCCTTCCAGGGTTTCGTGGTGGGCGCTGCACCGCCCGTCGAGCGCCTCGACGACGGGCGCCAGGTCGAGCTTCTGCCCGCCCAGGTCGCCGCCACCCGCGGCGCCGTGCCCCGACTGCTGCATCTCGGCGTCGGCAGCCTCGATCAGGACTGGTTCCTCGACGCCGAAGAGGCCATCCGGCAGCGCCTGGGCGACGCCCGGTCGCTCGGCGTCGAGCTTTCCGCCCGGCGCGTCCCTGGCGCCACCCACAACAGCGCGGCGCCGCAGGTGCTGCTCGACGGGCTCGGCGAGATCTTCGGGCCCTGGGAGCTGCCGATCAGCTACCAGCTGGGCTTCGATGCCAAGCCTTTGCGCACCTGGAGCGAGCGCCACGAGGCGCGCTTCGGCTTCGCCGCGCAGCTACCCGAGGAGGTGCTGGTGCAGTACGGCATGGGGCCGTTCTTCGATGGCGACTTCGCCACCGCCCTACCGGTCTTTGAGGTGGCGGCCGAGATCCATCCCGCCAGCCCGGCGGCGGCGTGGTATCTCGCCGCCTCGCTGCGCGGTCTCGAGCGCCCGGCGGAGGCCCTCGAAGTCGCCGAGGCGGCTCTCGCCGATCGCCCGGGCGAGGCGGACGCCGGCCCCTGGGAGCAGCGCCTGCGGCAGCTCGCCGACGAGCTGCGCTGATCGACCACGCGGCTCCGCGGGCTGCGCCTGTCCGGCCGGCGGTGTCCCTTGGGTGGCCTTCCTCGGAATCCCTCTTCCGGCCGCACCGCGAGCGTGAAAGAGTAGTCCCGCGGGGGGAGCGGTCCTTCCGTCCTTCCCGTGCGCCCAGGGCCCTCGGCCCGGCGTCGACGTCTCTTTGACACCCCACAACTCTTCCTCTTGCTCGGAGTCCTTGCGAATCCGAGGAGGTCCTCAGATATGAACCAGAAGCATCGAACCAATGTCTCCAACGTGCTCGTCATCGGTTCCGGAGGGGCCGGCCTGCGCGCCGCCATCGCGGCTCACCTCGCCGGCGCCGAGGTCATCGTGCTCGGCAAGCGCATGCGCAACGATGCCCATACCGTGCTCGCGGCCGGTGGGATCAATGCCGCCCTCGCCACGGTCGATCCC includes these proteins:
- a CDS encoding alpha/beta hydrolase-fold protein, which translates into the protein MASRIGRSVGVLVWLVLVMLLLGACREAGDSPAGLEPAPLAAPLGDPWQETVELEVPSERLGASRTVALRITSVPGSERDTPRPLVMVMDGASYHGLVSGYAEAMARRWALPGLIIVSVPHQQREAELSSLRHGGIAENPFYRFLVDELTPFIAERYPAAPHRSLLGYSSGGAFALAALFENDGAFQGFVVGAAPPVERLDDGRQVELLPAQVAATRGAVPRLLHLGVGSLDQDWFLDAEEAIRQRLGDARSLGVELSARRVPGATHNSAAPQVLLDGLGEIFGPWELPISYQLGFDAKPLRTWSERHEARFGFAAQLPEEVLVQYGMGPFFDGDFATALPVFEVAAEIHPASPAAAWYLAASLRGLERPAEALEVAEAALADRPGEADAGPWEQRLRQLADELR